A portion of the Oncorhynchus nerka isolate Pitt River linkage group LG27, Oner_Uvic_2.0, whole genome shotgun sequence genome contains these proteins:
- the LOC115111261 gene encoding hematopoietic prostaglandin D synthase isoform X3: protein MTSYKLTYFNMRGRAELPRYIFAYAGIAFEDRRVEWSDWPSIKKTFPLGKLPVLEVNGLPLTQSLAIARFLAKEAGLVGNSRLAEAQADALVDTLNDFTLLIPWREDNPQIKTQKIDMLFQSHAPKLLDHLQCHLGDRKWLVGDSETWADLYCHVCFTTFSVLRPGFADHHPALCGLTDRVEAIPNIAKWIQCRPTTEF, encoded by the exons ATGACATCTTACAAGCTCACCTATTTCAACATGCGAGGTAGAGCAGAGCTGCCTCGGTATATCTTTGCCTATGCTGGAATAGCCTTCGAGGATCGACGGGTAGAGTGGAGTGACTGGCCATCGATTAAGAAGA CCTTTCCATTAGGAAAGCTCCCAGTGCTAGAGGTGAATGGACTCCCTCTGACCCAGAGTCTGGCCATTGCACGGTTCCTGGCAAAGGAAGcag GGCTTGTGGGTAACAGCAGACTAGCCGAGGCCCAGGCAGACGCTCTGGTCGACACTCTCAATGACTTCACCCTCTTAATCCCATGGAGAGAGGACAACCCACAGATCAAA ACACAGAAGATTGACATGCTTTTCCAAAGCCACGCCCCCAAGTTACTGGACCATCTCCAGTGTCATTTGGGAGACAGGAAGTGGTTAGTGGGTGATTCG GAGACCTGGGCTGATCTGTACTGCCATGTGTGCTTCACTACCTTCAGTGTGCTGAGACCGGGCTTTGCTGATCACCATCCTGCCCTGTGTGGCCTGACTGACCGGGTGGAGGCCATCCCGAACATCGCTAAGTGGATCCAGTGCAGACCTACAACAGAGTTCTAA
- the LOC115111261 gene encoding hematopoietic prostaglandin D synthase isoform X2: MTSYKLTYFNMRGRAELPRYIFAYAGIAFEDRRVEWSDWPSIKKMLMTNNTLSAFPLGKLPVLEVNGLPLTQSLAIARFLAKEAGLVGNSRLAEAQADALVDTLNDFTLLIPWREDNPQIKTQKIDMLFQSHAPKLLDHLQCHLGDRKWLVGDSETWADLYCHVCFTTFSVLRPGFADHHPALCGLTDRVEAIPNIAKWIQCRPTTEF; the protein is encoded by the exons ATGACATCTTACAAGCTCACCTATTTCAACATGCGAGGTAGAGCAGAGCTGCCTCGGTATATCTTTGCCTATGCTGGAATAGCCTTCGAGGATCGACGGGTAGAGTGGAGTGACTGGCCATCGATTAAGAAGA TGTTGATGACGAACAACACTCTCTCAGCCTTTCCATTAGGAAAGCTCCCAGTGCTAGAGGTGAATGGACTCCCTCTGACCCAGAGTCTGGCCATTGCACGGTTCCTGGCAAAGGAAGcag GGCTTGTGGGTAACAGCAGACTAGCCGAGGCCCAGGCAGACGCTCTGGTCGACACTCTCAATGACTTCACCCTCTTAATCCCATGGAGAGAGGACAACCCACAGATCAAA ACACAGAAGATTGACATGCTTTTCCAAAGCCACGCCCCCAAGTTACTGGACCATCTCCAGTGTCATTTGGGAGACAGGAAGTGGTTAGTGGGTGATTCG GAGACCTGGGCTGATCTGTACTGCCATGTGTGCTTCACTACCTTCAGTGTGCTGAGACCGGGCTTTGCTGATCACCATCCTGCCCTGTGTGGCCTGACTGACCGGGTGGAGGCCATCCCGAACATCGCTAAGTGGATCCAGTGCAGACCTACAACAGAGTTCTAA
- the LOC115111261 gene encoding hematopoietic prostaglandin D synthase isoform X5, producing the protein MTSYKLTYFNMRGRAELPRYIFAYAGIAFEDRRVEWSDWPSIKKKVLMTNNTLSAFPLGKLPVLEVNGLPLTQSLAIARFLAKEAGLVGNSRLAEAQADALVDTLNDFTLLIPWREDNPQIKTQKIDMLFQSHAPKLLDHLQCHLGDRKWLVGDSVTMVDRGRTMIPTTTLLLKLPVCYSNSISMTE; encoded by the exons ATGACATCTTACAAGCTCACCTATTTCAACATGCGAGGTAGAGCAGAGCTGCCTCGGTATATCTTTGCCTATGCTGGAATAGCCTTCGAGGATCGACGGGTAGAGTGGAGTGACTGGCCATCGATTAAGAAGA AAGTGTTGATGACGAACAACACTCTCTCAGCCTTTCCATTAGGAAAGCTCCCAGTGCTAGAGGTGAATGGACTCCCTCTGACCCAGAGTCTGGCCATTGCACGGTTCCTGGCAAAGGAAGcag GGCTTGTGGGTAACAGCAGACTAGCCGAGGCCCAGGCAGACGCTCTGGTCGACACTCTCAATGACTTCACCCTCTTAATCCCATGGAGAGAGGACAACCCACAGATCAAA ACACAGAAGATTGACATGCTTTTCCAAAGCCACGCCCCCAAGTTACTGGACCATCTCCAGTGTCATTTGGGAGACAGGAAGTGGTTAGTGGGTGATTCG gtaaccatggttgacagaggaagaacaatgattccaaccactaccctccttttgaagcttccagtctgttattcaaactcaatcagcatgaccgagtga
- the LOC115111261 gene encoding hematopoietic prostaglandin D synthase isoform X1, translated as MTSYKLTYFNMRGRAELPRYIFAYAGIAFEDRRVEWSDWPSIKKKVLMTNNTLSAFPLGKLPVLEVNGLPLTQSLAIARFLAKEAGLVGNSRLAEAQADALVDTLNDFTLLIPWREDNPQIKTQKIDMLFQSHAPKLLDHLQCHLGDRKWLVGDSETWADLYCHVCFTTFSVLRPGFADHHPALCGLTDRVEAIPNIAKWIQCRPTTEF; from the exons ATGACATCTTACAAGCTCACCTATTTCAACATGCGAGGTAGAGCAGAGCTGCCTCGGTATATCTTTGCCTATGCTGGAATAGCCTTCGAGGATCGACGGGTAGAGTGGAGTGACTGGCCATCGATTAAGAAGA AAGTGTTGATGACGAACAACACTCTCTCAGCCTTTCCATTAGGAAAGCTCCCAGTGCTAGAGGTGAATGGACTCCCTCTGACCCAGAGTCTGGCCATTGCACGGTTCCTGGCAAAGGAAGcag GGCTTGTGGGTAACAGCAGACTAGCCGAGGCCCAGGCAGACGCTCTGGTCGACACTCTCAATGACTTCACCCTCTTAATCCCATGGAGAGAGGACAACCCACAGATCAAA ACACAGAAGATTGACATGCTTTTCCAAAGCCACGCCCCCAAGTTACTGGACCATCTCCAGTGTCATTTGGGAGACAGGAAGTGGTTAGTGGGTGATTCG GAGACCTGGGCTGATCTGTACTGCCATGTGTGCTTCACTACCTTCAGTGTGCTGAGACCGGGCTTTGCTGATCACCATCCTGCCCTGTGTGGCCTGACTGACCGGGTGGAGGCCATCCCGAACATCGCTAAGTGGATCCAGTGCAGACCTACAACAGAGTTCTAA
- the LOC115111261 gene encoding hematopoietic prostaglandin D synthase isoform X4, which translates to MTSYKLTYFNMRGRAELPRYIFAYAGIAFEDRRVEWSDWPSIKKKVLMTNNTLSAFPLGKLPVLEVNGLPLTQSLAIARFLAKEAGLVGNSRLAEAQADALVDTLNDFTLLIPWREDNPQIKTQKIDMLFQSHAPKLLDHLQCHLGDRKWLVGDSDAGGRSAEGRQLHGKHLGQVSPRINRPLPHSWRRLSPCRHLL; encoded by the exons ATGACATCTTACAAGCTCACCTATTTCAACATGCGAGGTAGAGCAGAGCTGCCTCGGTATATCTTTGCCTATGCTGGAATAGCCTTCGAGGATCGACGGGTAGAGTGGAGTGACTGGCCATCGATTAAGAAGA AAGTGTTGATGACGAACAACACTCTCTCAGCCTTTCCATTAGGAAAGCTCCCAGTGCTAGAGGTGAATGGACTCCCTCTGACCCAGAGTCTGGCCATTGCACGGTTCCTGGCAAAGGAAGcag GGCTTGTGGGTAACAGCAGACTAGCCGAGGCCCAGGCAGACGCTCTGGTCGACACTCTCAATGACTTCACCCTCTTAATCCCATGGAGAGAGGACAACCCACAGATCAAA ACACAGAAGATTGACATGCTTTTCCAAAGCCACGCCCCCAAGTTACTGGACCATCTCCAGTGTCATTTGGGAGACAGGAAGTGGTTAGTGGGTGATTCG gatgccggtgggcggagtgcagagggtcgtcagctacatgggaaacacctgggccaggtgtctcccaggataaatagacctcttccacattcatggaggagactctctccatgcagacaccttttgtag